The following are from one region of the Paenibacillus sp. KS-LC4 genome:
- a CDS encoding phytoene/squalene synthase family protein, whose amino-acid sequence METVFSLNQCEAMIRKGSSSFYKAFGFLPSPRKEAVYVIYAFCRIIDNAVDEPEHSPYTIDELEAHFTDLERADGHFIWPALRWLFQHFPVSKQPFFRQMEGQRRDLVLTHYETMEQLEDYCYLVAGTVGEMLLPVLHNDPDEQIVEAGIYLGKAMQIVNIVRDVGEDQGRGRRYLPLELLRQYGYSEQSFEAGVIDDHFRALIHALERQAKEWFRKGLANVSSYPPESAFAVELAAGFYGAILNQVIANRYEVYTKRAVVGPLTKLKIYRSIKEKYLTDCALESGAVSL is encoded by the coding sequence ATGGAAACCGTATTTAGCCTAAATCAGTGCGAGGCGATGATTCGCAAAGGTTCATCTAGTTTTTATAAGGCATTTGGTTTTTTGCCAAGCCCACGCAAAGAAGCGGTTTACGTCATATACGCCTTTTGCCGGATTATCGACAATGCGGTCGATGAGCCGGAGCATTCTCCCTATACAATAGACGAGCTGGAGGCGCACTTCACCGACTTAGAGCGGGCGGATGGACACTTTATATGGCCGGCGCTGCGCTGGCTGTTTCAGCATTTTCCAGTCAGCAAGCAGCCTTTTTTTCGACAAATGGAAGGACAGCGCCGAGATTTGGTGCTGACCCATTACGAGACGATGGAGCAGCTTGAGGACTACTGCTACTTGGTTGCGGGAACGGTTGGTGAAATGCTGCTGCCCGTCCTGCATAACGATCCGGACGAGCAAATTGTAGAGGCGGGCATTTATTTGGGCAAGGCGATGCAGATCGTCAACATTGTGCGCGATGTTGGAGAGGATCAAGGCCGTGGCCGTCGCTACCTGCCGCTAGAGCTGCTGCGTCAGTACGGCTATAGCGAGCAAAGCTTCGAGGCTGGGGTCATTGACGATCATTTTCGGGCACTGATTCATGCGCTGGAGCGCCAAGCGAAGGAATGGTTCCGCAAGGGGCTGGCGAATGTAAGCAGCTATCCGCCGGAAAGCGCGTTTGCAGTAGAGCTTGCGGCTGGCTTTTACGGGGCTATTTTGAATCAGGTGATCGCGAATCGTTATGAGGTGTATACGAAGCGGGCGGTCGTGGGGCCGCTGACGAAGCTGAAAATTTATAGATCAATTAAAGAGAAGTATTTGACGGATTGTGCGCTGGAAAGCGGAGCTGTATCGTTATGA
- a CDS encoding lysophospholipid acyltransferase family protein, translating to MRGKLEQAPPDRPLLIMMNHSSWWDGLLVYHMIRSESQRQHYMMMDERQMKRYAFFRRIGAFSVNKENLRETAASLRYAADLMRSGGAVWLFPQGDIFHLESRPLQFQTGVGYLLERCPEAAVLPVSLYYTMGLHQKASASFSIGSMIEADWRALGRKEATLLLERRLEQQLDEHRLAVIASADGKRDGSRLLLATGRSVNETFDRMKGRTAKWKSFFGR from the coding sequence ATGCGAGGAAAGCTGGAGCAGGCTCCGCCTGATCGTCCTTTGCTGATCATGATGAACCACAGCAGCTGGTGGGACGGGCTGCTCGTCTACCATATGATTCGGAGCGAATCGCAGCGGCAGCATTATATGATGATGGACGAGCGGCAAATGAAGCGCTATGCTTTTTTTCGCCGTATTGGGGCATTCTCGGTCAATAAGGAAAATTTACGGGAAACGGCAGCTTCGCTTCGTTATGCAGCTGATCTCATGCGAAGCGGTGGAGCCGTCTGGCTGTTTCCGCAGGGCGATATTTTTCATTTGGAAAGCCGTCCGCTGCAATTTCAGACGGGGGTCGGCTATTTGCTGGAGCGCTGCCCGGAAGCTGCTGTGCTGCCTGTAAGCTTGTATTATACGATGGGGCTGCATCAGAAAGCGTCTGCCTCCTTCTCTATTGGCAGCATGATCGAGGCGGACTGGCGCGCTCTGGGACGCAAAGAAGCGACCTTGCTGCTTGAACGCAGACTGGAGCAGCAGCTCGACGAGCATCGGCTCGCTGTTATTGCGAGTGCAGACGGAAAGCGGGATGGTTCTCGCCTGCTGCTGGCAACCGGGCGCTCGGTTAATGAGACGTTCGACCGAATGAAGGGGAGGACGGCGAAATGGAAATCGTTTTTTGGACGATAG
- a CDS encoding glycosyltransferase family 2 protein, whose protein sequence is MEIVFWTIAAVLALQLVFVVWNLRQLPQLGGTGEGRLWLAGGEGAVADLPPRLSVLIPARNEAERIGACVQAVLAAEQSPLLEVLVLDDQSADGTADVAMLAAQGDRRLRVLRGADLPDGWLGKSHACQQLAQEARGEWLLFLDADATLRPGALHAAMDTALRQGKGLITGFPHQQTGSWLERLIVPLMNFTIACHLPIRLVRSSADAKFVAAHGAFLLIHAESYAAIGGHHSFKSELLDDMEMARAVKRADLPMTLADITGQVSMRMYTDAAGVWNGYKKNIFAGTGRQTGLLAALGLFYALVYLLPPVMFIAALLAHAVFSAGTLASTLAPCLLPAAVGWLLAIIIKAVIDHRGRVPVWFALLLPAGIVMLIGIAAASWRAAVSGEGYLWKGRRYL, encoded by the coding sequence ATGGAAATCGTTTTTTGGACGATAGCAGCCGTTCTGGCGCTGCAGCTGGTGTTCGTGGTTTGGAATTTGCGCCAGCTGCCGCAGCTCGGCGGCACGGGGGAAGGGCGGCTGTGGCTTGCTGGAGGCGAGGGGGCAGTCGCTGACTTGCCGCCAAGGCTGTCTGTGCTTATTCCAGCACGCAACGAAGCGGAGCGAATTGGAGCCTGCGTGCAGGCGGTTTTGGCGGCGGAGCAATCGCCGCTGCTTGAGGTGCTTGTGCTTGATGATCAGTCTGCCGATGGCACGGCTGATGTGGCGATGCTGGCCGCGCAGGGGGATAGGCGGCTGCGCGTGCTGCGGGGGGCGGACTTGCCAGACGGCTGGCTGGGCAAGTCGCATGCTTGCCAGCAGCTGGCGCAGGAGGCGCGCGGCGAATGGCTGCTGTTTCTGGACGCCGATGCGACGCTGCGGCCGGGAGCTCTGCATGCCGCGATGGACACGGCGCTGCGGCAAGGTAAGGGGCTGATAACGGGCTTCCCCCATCAGCAGACCGGATCTTGGCTGGAGCGGCTCATCGTGCCGCTTATGAATTTCACAATCGCCTGCCATTTGCCGATTAGGCTGGTGCGTAGTTCTGCTGACGCTAAATTCGTGGCGGCTCATGGCGCTTTTCTGCTGATCCATGCTGAAAGCTATGCAGCGATTGGCGGACATCACAGCTTCAAATCCGAGCTGCTCGATGATATGGAGATGGCGCGTGCGGTGAAGCGTGCGGACTTGCCCATGACGCTCGCCGATATAACGGGTCAGGTGAGCATGCGCATGTATACAGATGCAGCGGGCGTGTGGAACGGCTATAAGAAAAATATTTTTGCCGGAACGGGTCGTCAGACGGGCCTTCTCGCGGCACTGGGTCTATTTTATGCGCTCGTCTATTTGCTGCCGCCTGTTATGTTCATTGCAGCTTTGCTAGCTCATGCCGTTTTTTCGGCAGGGACGCTGGCAAGCACGCTTGCTCCCTGCCTGCTGCCGGCCGCGGTAGGCTGGCTGCTGGCGATCATTATTAAAGCGGTGATTGATCATCGCGGTCGTGTGCCAGTGTGGTTTGCTTTATTGCTGCCAGCGGGCATAGTTATGCTTATCGGCATTGCTGCGGCGTCATGGCGCGCAGCGGTGAGCGGAGAAGGGTATTTATGGAAGGGCAGGCGGTATCTATGA
- a CDS encoding carotenoid biosynthesis protein gives MMRKLFLFWYAVGLILMLTIGVPTPLAFSNGLFLVFYAMYAVSLEQGLRERTPLGWGRIAFVGLSTFGVEWLSVTTGWPFGEYNYTPVLGFLLGGVPVTIACAWVGVFLNGMLLSKGVNRWARALQTGLFTVTLDLVLDPVAYARGFWLWEEDGAYFGIPATNFISWFMISAALSLLFPVREISNAVRREAARLGQLMLLMFGVLGMKEGLYVPMLIAVAAAAVLEGVVIRYHYIAKKQVV, from the coding sequence ATGATGCGGAAGCTGTTCTTATTCTGGTATGCGGTGGGCCTCATTCTTATGCTGACGATTGGCGTTCCGACGCCGCTGGCCTTCTCGAACGGCTTGTTTCTCGTCTTTTATGCGATGTATGCGGTTAGCCTGGAGCAAGGCTTGCGCGAGCGGACTCCATTAGGCTGGGGGCGCATCGCATTTGTCGGGCTATCGACGTTCGGTGTAGAATGGCTGAGCGTGACAACGGGCTGGCCGTTTGGTGAGTACAATTATACGCCGGTGCTCGGTTTTCTGCTTGGCGGCGTGCCGGTAACGATCGCTTGCGCATGGGTCGGTGTATTTTTGAACGGCATGCTGCTGTCGAAGGGCGTCAATCGCTGGGCGCGGGCGCTGCAAACCGGGCTGTTTACCGTTACGCTTGATCTGGTGCTTGATCCGGTAGCTTATGCTAGGGGCTTCTGGCTATGGGAAGAGGACGGTGCCTACTTTGGCATTCCAGCGACGAATTTCATCAGCTGGTTTATGATCTCGGCGGCGCTGTCGCTGCTGTTTCCAGTTCGTGAAATTTCGAACGCTGTACGCCGGGAGGCGGCAAGGCTGGGCCAGCTCATGCTGCTCATGTTCGGTGTGCTTGGCATGAAGGAAGGGCTGTATGTGCCAATGCTCATAGCTGTCGCTGCGGCTGCTGTGCTGGAGGGAGTCGTGATTCGCTATCATTACATCGCAAAAAAACAGGTGGTTTGA
- the crtI gene encoding phytoene desaturase family protein: MKTRHVVVVGAGPGGLAAAMLLAGQGYKVTVLEKQPYIGGRTSLLQVGDYKFDRGPTFFMMPHLLEELFTAVNRRLADYVELIELDPLYRLKFGASAFEPSRNMEQTHAEIERLFPGDGAGYRRFMRDEEIKFSRVSPLLQRPFSKPRDYMARDVLAALPSLHATDTVYNRLSKYFKDERLKYAFTFQAKYLGMSPWECPGTFTILSYMEHKYGLFHPVGGLNRLCEAMGEVIREYGGIISTGTGVQRVLTKSGKASGVLLANGEKLEADHVILNADFATAMNELFEPGELKKYTPEKLAKKKYSCSTYMLYLGINKEIKMPHHTVLFAGDYKTNVNEMMAQKKLSADPSIYVHNPGIHDQTLAPEGKTALYALMPVPNLRSGIDWQEQGALIREKMLHRMEQEPEMRGLSRHIEIEAMITPQDWQQGHGVYEGATFNLAHSFNQMMMLRPHNRFEEYGNCWLVGGGTHPGSGLPTIFESARISTRLLMEQDRLKEGAI; encoded by the coding sequence ATGAAGACAAGGCATGTTGTCGTTGTAGGCGCCGGACCAGGAGGACTTGCTGCCGCCATGCTGCTAGCAGGTCAAGGCTATAAAGTTACGGTGCTGGAGAAGCAGCCGTACATTGGAGGACGGACTTCGCTGCTGCAGGTGGGCGATTATAAGTTTGACCGAGGCCCAACCTTCTTTATGATGCCTCATTTGCTGGAGGAATTGTTTACGGCAGTGAACCGAAGGCTTGCAGATTACGTGGAACTGATTGAGCTGGACCCGCTGTACCGATTGAAGTTCGGAGCTTCGGCGTTCGAGCCTTCTCGCAATATGGAGCAGACGCATGCGGAAATTGAAAGGCTGTTTCCCGGAGACGGGGCAGGCTATAGACGGTTTATGCGCGATGAGGAAATCAAGTTTAGCCGCGTGTCGCCGCTGCTGCAGCGTCCCTTCAGCAAGCCGCGCGATTATATGGCCAGAGATGTGCTGGCGGCTCTGCCTAGCCTTCATGCAACGGATACGGTGTATAACCGTTTATCCAAATATTTTAAGGACGAGCGGCTAAAATACGCCTTTACATTCCAAGCGAAATATTTAGGGATGTCGCCGTGGGAATGTCCGGGCACCTTTACGATTTTATCGTATATGGAGCATAAATACGGATTATTTCATCCCGTAGGCGGCTTGAATCGGCTTTGCGAGGCAATGGGCGAGGTCATTCGTGAGTATGGAGGCATCATTTCTACTGGAACTGGCGTGCAGCGCGTGCTGACAAAGAGCGGGAAAGCTAGTGGGGTTTTGCTTGCCAATGGGGAGAAGCTTGAGGCTGACCATGTTATTTTAAACGCGGATTTTGCGACGGCGATGAACGAGCTGTTTGAGCCGGGTGAGCTGAAGAAATATACGCCTGAGAAGCTTGCCAAGAAAAAATACTCCTGCTCGACCTACATGCTCTACCTTGGCATTAACAAAGAAATTAAAATGCCTCATCATACGGTATTGTTCGCCGGCGATTATAAGACGAATGTTAATGAAATGATGGCGCAGAAAAAGCTGTCCGCAGACCCGTCCATTTATGTCCATAATCCGGGCATCCATGACCAGACGCTCGCGCCGGAGGGCAAGACGGCGCTGTACGCACTCATGCCTGTGCCGAATTTGAGGAGCGGCATTGACTGGCAGGAGCAGGGGGCGCTAATAAGGGAGAAAATGCTGCACCGCATGGAGCAGGAGCCGGAGATGCGCGGCCTTTCCCGGCATATTGAAATCGAAGCGATGATAACGCCGCAGGATTGGCAGCAGGGACACGGCGTATACGAGGGAGCCACATTTAACCTGGCGCATTCCTTTAATCAAATGATGATGCTGCGCCCGCATAACCGCTTTGAGGAATATGGCAATTGCTGGCTCGTTGGGGGCGGAACGCATCCCGGCAGCGGGCTGCCAACGATTTTTGAATCCGCACGAATCAGCACCCGGCTGCTTATGGAGCAGGATCGGTTGAAGGAGGGGGCCATATGA
- the crtI gene encoding phytoene desaturase family protein has protein sequence MNNFAIAGGGIGGLIAALLLRRQGKHVTIYERMNRLGGRLAFEQNGSYCVDQGPTIVLLPEMLLDILAEAGIDRSRIPLVRCDPMYRIHFADGTVLHKWSDRERQLEELGRLFPGEQEGFIRYMDEMKRSFVQGKKAFLERPFLRKRDFFTVRNIALLAKLRAYKSVRALAAEYFKDKRLHDAFSLQTLYIGGAPFEAPGLYSLLPYAEHEFGVWCLKGGYASLIPLLEEELARQGVAVKKRTAVNELLISDGRCYGVRTAEGDTRYDAVIYNGEFPSIADVLPVQETARPKNKMKDYKPSSGCVLIYLGLNKQWPEAAAHQFFLPPSLEKGLGEIFKENRLPDDPSFYIFYPTAFDDTAAPAGESAMYVLIPSPAAPHVDWAQETDKLTLHVLSEAERRGFPGLREAIRWQHVRTPADAEADGLYKGGSFGIAPTLLQSAVFRPQIVPYGIEGLYAAGASVHPGGGVPIVMQGARLLAQHLSTAATSQRTMSMSTMIKEVPDGNRI, from the coding sequence ATGAATAACTTTGCTATTGCAGGCGGTGGCATCGGCGGCCTCATTGCGGCGCTGCTGCTCAGGCGACAAGGCAAGCACGTAACGATTTATGAGCGCATGAACCGCCTCGGAGGCAGGCTGGCCTTCGAGCAAAATGGGAGCTATTGCGTTGATCAAGGGCCGACGATTGTACTGCTGCCTGAAATGCTGCTGGACATTTTGGCGGAGGCAGGCATTGACCGCTCGCGAATCCCGCTCGTGCGCTGTGATCCAATGTACCGCATTCATTTTGCCGACGGCACCGTGCTGCATAAGTGGAGCGACAGAGAGCGCCAGCTGGAGGAGCTTGGACGCCTATTTCCGGGCGAGCAGGAAGGCTTCATTCGCTATATGGATGAGATGAAGCGTTCCTTCGTACAGGGAAAAAAAGCTTTCTTGGAGCGGCCGTTTTTGCGCAAAAGGGATTTTTTCACCGTGCGCAATATCGCTCTGCTGGCCAAGCTGCGGGCTTACAAAAGCGTGCGCGCCCTCGCTGCCGAATATTTTAAGGATAAGCGGCTGCACGACGCCTTCTCGCTGCAAACGCTGTATATCGGGGGCGCGCCATTTGAAGCGCCGGGCTTGTATTCGCTGCTTCCGTATGCTGAGCATGAATTTGGCGTTTGGTGCTTGAAGGGCGGCTATGCGAGCCTTATTCCGCTGCTGGAGGAGGAGCTCGCGCGCCAAGGCGTTGCTGTGAAAAAGAGGACGGCTGTCAACGAGCTTCTAATCAGCGATGGACGCTGCTATGGCGTGCGGACTGCCGAAGGGGATACGCGCTATGATGCGGTCATCTATAACGGCGAATTTCCATCTATTGCTGACGTACTGCCTGTGCAAGAGACCGCTCGCCCAAAAAATAAAATGAAGGATTACAAGCCTTCATCCGGCTGCGTGCTCATCTATTTGGGCTTGAACAAACAGTGGCCGGAGGCGGCGGCGCATCAGTTTTTTCTGCCGCCTTCGCTTGAGAAGGGGCTTGGGGAAATTTTCAAGGAAAATCGGCTGCCCGATGATCCGTCCTTTTATATTTTTTATCCGACCGCCTTTGATGATACTGCTGCACCAGCGGGGGAGAGTGCGATGTATGTGCTCATTCCATCGCCTGCCGCTCCGCATGTCGATTGGGCGCAGGAGACGGATAAACTCACCCTGCATGTGCTTAGCGAAGCGGAGCGCCGCGGCTTTCCCGGGCTGCGGGAAGCGATTCGCTGGCAGCACGTTCGCACGCCTGCGGATGCCGAGGCTGACGGCTTGTACAAGGGAGGCAGCTTCGGCATTGCGCCGACGCTGCTCCAGTCCGCCGTCTTTCGTCCGCAAATTGTGCCGTATGGCATTGAAGGGCTTTATGCCGCAGGCGCTTCGGTCCATCCCGGCGGCGGGGTGCCAATCGTTATGCAGGGTGCGAGGCTGCTTGCCCAGCATTTATCTACAGCAGCTACGTCTCAAAGAACAATGTCAATGTCCACTATGATCAAGGAGGTGCCGGATGGAAACCGTATTTAG
- a CDS encoding glycosyltransferase family 2 protein: MSLSMIWAVFGWLCGWLLQNRVSRLPELDALVEHERDRAQGINGASVKNNAVPLSLSIIIPARNEEGNIGKLLHSLGQQKLPSVEVIVVDDGSEDATASLAAAHGAAVIRAEELPEGWVGKSWACWTGAKTAQGELLVFLDADVELGMNAMQQLVASQKEAGGLVSVQPYHRMERAYEQLSAFFNLIVVASVGDDNRWAGAFGPCLICRRDDYFRIGGHEAVRGKVLEHFELGRAFSSDQMPVSNFIGYDRITFRMYPDGLCSMLRGWSKSFAAGASSTAPFVACAVSVWLAGAISAVSLMLSSLAGQVEANNWLLGIGIASYAAYSAQLALWLRKVGSFKWWIPLLYPLPLGLFIIFFAYSLFSTHIRRKVAWRGRVVSMGKRERGHL, encoded by the coding sequence ATGAGCCTCTCGATGATTTGGGCCGTTTTTGGTTGGTTATGCGGCTGGCTGCTGCAAAATCGGGTAAGCAGGCTGCCTGAATTGGACGCTTTAGTCGAGCATGAAAGGGACAGGGCACAGGGAATTAATGGGGCGAGCGTGAAAAATAATGCAGTTCCGCTCTCTCTTTCCATTATTATTCCTGCTCGCAATGAAGAAGGCAACATAGGCAAGCTGCTGCATTCCTTAGGACAGCAGAAGCTGCCGAGTGTGGAGGTTATCGTTGTGGATGATGGCTCAGAGGATGCAACGGCAAGCCTTGCTGCCGCGCATGGTGCTGCTGTCATTAGGGCTGAGGAGCTGCCGGAGGGCTGGGTCGGCAAAAGCTGGGCCTGCTGGACGGGAGCCAAAACGGCGCAAGGCGAGCTGCTGGTGTTTCTAGATGCCGATGTGGAGCTGGGAATGAATGCTATGCAGCAGCTAGTCGCCAGCCAGAAGGAGGCAGGCGGCCTCGTATCGGTGCAGCCTTACCACCGTATGGAGCGAGCTTACGAGCAGCTGTCCGCTTTCTTTAATCTTATCGTCGTCGCTTCGGTTGGCGACGACAACCGCTGGGCTGGGGCGTTTGGGCCTTGTCTCATATGCCGCAGGGATGACTATTTTCGCATCGGCGGGCATGAGGCCGTTAGGGGTAAGGTGCTCGAGCATTTCGAGCTGGGACGGGCCTTTAGCTCGGATCAAATGCCAGTGTCCAATTTTATAGGTTATGACCGAATTACGTTTCGCATGTATCCCGACGGTTTATGCAGCATGTTACGGGGCTGGAGCAAAAGCTTCGCAGCAGGGGCCTCATCGACCGCACCTTTCGTAGCCTGTGCCGTCTCGGTCTGGCTGGCCGGAGCGATCTCGGCTGTGTCCCTTATGCTTTCTTCGCTTGCGGGGCAGGTCGAGGCGAATAATTGGCTGCTGGGCATAGGCATCGCAAGCTATGCGGCATATAGCGCGCAGCTTGCGCTGTGGCTGCGCAAGGTGGGGAGCTTTAAGTGGTGGATACCGCTGCTGTATCCGCTTCCGCTCGGTTTGTTTATTATATTTTTCGCCTATTCTTTGTTCTCTACCCACATAAGGCGGAAGGTGGCTTGGAGAGGGCGAGTCGTATCCATGGGTAAACGGGAGCGAGGCCATTTATGA
- a CDS encoding aldehyde dehydrogenase family protein: MKEMLAARAAAPRWRELSVQGRIRHIRSVRQLLVRDLDEWIALLGQEAGKTPMDALTTDLLTVIEAISYYEKNTAKLLRSRRVRTPLWLAGSSSHITYEPCGVAAIIAPWNFPLQLTLIPALAAAAVGNTVLLKPSEKLPLLSKRIAALVEEAAFPAGVIQLIEGGKREAERLIDARPDKLWFTGSEAAGRSVLARAGELLIPCVLELGGKDPLIVCADAHVERAARAAVWGAFLHSGQVCMSVERVYVHESIYASFLAAVVAYTQELRQAGGGSWSEVGVLGTEEGWFKVKRLLGDAVAKGASIAAGGLLPGTEPPLFPPTVLTGVTEEMQLMQEEIFGPLLPIMTFQSEEEVIRLANASPYGLSASIFTANRKKGLALAAQLETGSCSINDVVRHIGNMHLPFGGVKASGFGRAHGEEGLRAFCRSKSIMVNAGRRSSQINWFPYREQAFNGLKRAIGYMYGRKKGKR, translated from the coding sequence ATGAAGGAAATGCTTGCTGCCCGCGCAGCTGCTCCGAGGTGGAGGGAGCTGTCTGTGCAAGGCAGAATTCGGCATATCCGTTCGGTGCGCCAGCTGCTCGTCCGTGATTTGGACGAGTGGATTGCGCTGCTGGGCCAAGAGGCGGGCAAGACGCCAATGGATGCGCTGACGACGGATCTGCTCACGGTCATTGAAGCTATTTCTTATTATGAAAAAAATACGGCAAAGCTGCTGCGCTCCCGCCGCGTTCGCACACCGCTCTGGCTCGCAGGCTCCTCCTCGCATATTACATACGAGCCTTGCGGCGTGGCGGCCATTATTGCACCATGGAATTTCCCGCTGCAATTAACGCTCATTCCTGCGCTGGCGGCAGCTGCTGTAGGCAATACGGTGCTGCTTAAGCCATCGGAGAAGCTGCCGCTGCTGAGCAAGCGCATTGCCGCTCTAGTTGAGGAGGCTGCCTTTCCAGCAGGTGTCATTCAACTGATTGAAGGCGGGAAGAGGGAAGCGGAGCGCTTAATTGATGCACGTCCTGACAAGCTCTGGTTTACCGGAAGCGAGGCGGCCGGGCGCAGCGTGTTGGCGCGGGCAGGGGAGCTGCTCATTCCTTGCGTGCTGGAGCTTGGCGGCAAGGACCCGCTGATCGTATGTGCGGATGCTCATGTAGAGCGAGCTGCTCGCGCGGCAGTATGGGGTGCTTTTTTGCACAGCGGTCAAGTATGCATGAGTGTGGAACGAGTTTACGTACACGAAAGTATTTATGCGTCTTTTTTGGCTGCGGTCGTCGCTTATACGCAGGAGCTTAGGCAGGCGGGCGGCGGTTCTTGGTCAGAGGTAGGCGTACTCGGCACAGAGGAAGGCTGGTTTAAAGTGAAACGGCTGCTAGGCGATGCTGTAGCCAAAGGAGCTAGCATCGCAGCAGGAGGGCTGCTGCCCGGAACGGAGCCGCCGCTGTTTCCGCCGACGGTACTGACCGGCGTGACGGAGGAGATGCAGCTGATGCAGGAGGAGATTTTCGGTCCGCTGCTGCCCATTATGACCTTTCAGTCAGAGGAGGAGGTCATTCGGCTGGCAAATGCTTCGCCATATGGGCTTAGCGCAAGCATTTTTACCGCAAATCGAAAAAAAGGGCTTGCGCTGGCTGCTCAGCTGGAGACGGGAAGCTGCTCCATAAATGATGTTGTAAGGCATATTGGCAACATGCACCTGCCTTTTGGTGGGGTGAAGGCGAGCGGCTTCGGCCGCGCACATGGAGAAGAAGGGCTGCGGGCCTTTTGCCGCTCGAAGTCGATTATGGTGAATGCCGGACGCAGAAGCTCGCAAATCAACTGGTTTCCTTATCGGGAGCAGGCATTCAATGGGCTAAAGCGAGCCATTGGCTACATGTACGGGAGAAAGAAGGGGAAGCGATGA
- the crtI gene encoding phytoene desaturase family protein, whose protein sequence is MEGQAVSMKRVVIIGGGIGGLSAAARLAHAGYAVIVLEQQDKVGGKLQRIQLGEYRFDRGPSTITMTEAFRKVFASVGRRIEDYIDFYRLEHGTRNCFADGSVVDLSADPAVMEEQISRYSPQDARRYRAFMAEAAVMYGQAERHFMNKMMVSWQDKLNPGLAAAFVRIRPLTKLSVLLRRYFHHPNTLALFGRYATYVGSAPDRAPAIFAMLPHVEAELGIFGVRGGTYSMVEGLRQLAEEMGAEIRTSTRVQRIVASGGRVSGVETESGFVPADLVLANGDVLSVCRDLLEEQLRPAMTDRKMASYEPSLSGFVTLAGIRKRYDKLLHHTVFYPQRYGEEFEAIFERRVAPANPAIYICCSAYSEPDMAPEGGSNLFILANAPYTSDAWSWEREAERYQGRLFKQLAVYGLEGLDLNTEQLAVYTPEDLERDTSAFRGAIYGISSNSAKQTFMRPSNRADLRGLWFAGGTTHPGGGTPMVAMSGLLTAEAMIRQHS, encoded by the coding sequence ATGGAAGGGCAGGCGGTATCTATGAAGCGGGTTGTCATCATTGGGGGCGGCATCGGCGGTTTATCAGCGGCGGCCCGTCTTGCGCATGCAGGCTATGCGGTCATTGTACTGGAGCAGCAGGACAAAGTGGGAGGCAAGCTCCAGCGTATCCAGCTCGGGGAATATCGCTTTGATCGGGGACCAAGCACCATAACGATGACGGAGGCTTTTCGCAAGGTGTTTGCTTCAGTAGGCCGCCGTATCGAGGATTATATTGATTTTTATCGACTGGAGCATGGAACGCGCAACTGCTTTGCAGATGGATCAGTCGTGGATTTATCCGCTGACCCGGCTGTGATGGAGGAGCAAATTTCCCGCTATAGCCCGCAGGATGCCCGGCGGTATCGGGCTTTTATGGCCGAAGCGGCGGTGATGTATGGACAGGCGGAGCGTCATTTTATGAACAAAATGATGGTTTCCTGGCAGGATAAGCTGAACCCTGGACTGGCGGCAGCATTTGTCCGCATTCGCCCGCTGACGAAGCTGTCCGTGCTGCTGCGCCGTTATTTCCATCATCCGAACACACTGGCCTTGTTTGGACGATATGCGACCTATGTCGGCTCGGCCCCTGATCGGGCGCCAGCCATCTTCGCGATGCTGCCGCATGTGGAGGCGGAGCTTGGCATTTTCGGAGTTCGTGGAGGCACATACAGCATGGTTGAAGGACTACGACAGCTGGCGGAGGAAATGGGGGCGGAAATACGCACCTCGACACGTGTACAGCGCATTGTTGCCAGTGGCGGCCGAGTAAGCGGGGTAGAGACGGAAAGCGGTTTTGTGCCAGCTGATCTGGTTCTCGCGAACGGTGATGTGCTGTCCGTATGCCGGGATTTGCTCGAAGAACAGCTGCGGCCCGCGATGACAGACCGCAAAATGGCCAGCTACGAGCCATCGCTGTCCGGCTTTGTTACGCTTGCCGGCATTCGCAAACGTTACGATAAGCTGCTGCATCATACCGTATTTTATCCGCAGCGATATGGGGAAGAATTTGAGGCGATTTTCGAGCGCCGCGTGGCGCCAGCTAATCCCGCGATCTATATATGCTGCTCGGCCTATTCAGAGCCGGACATGGCGCCGGAAGGCGGCAGCAACCTGTTTATTTTGGCGAATGCTCCTTATACGTCGGACGCTTGGAGCTGGGAGAGAGAGGCGGAGCGTTATCAGGGACGTCTATTCAAGCAGTTAGCTGTCTATGGCTTGGAGGGTCTCGACCTTAATACGGAGCAGCTTGCTGTTTATACGCCGGAGGATCTGGAGCGGGATACATCAGCCTTTCGCGGCGCCATCTATGGCATTTCCTCGAATTCAGCGAAGCAGACGTTTATGCGGCCGTCCAATCGTGCGGATTTGCGTGGACTGTGGTTTGCAGGCGGAACGACCCATCCTGGCGGAGGGACGCCAATGGTTGCCATGTCGGGGCTGCTCACCGCAGAGGCGATGATTCGGCAGCATTCATGA